The nucleotide window AGTGCGTTTGTTTATAGAATTGACGGAACTAATCAATATGTTTCCAAAAATTTGATTAGTGAACATAAAACTCAAGCCATTCACGTTGATGTGTCTTTATTAAAAGGAACAACTGATGAATTAGATACTGAAGCTTTCAAAGCTTGGAGACCAGATTATGCTGATGCAGAATTTATTTTGGAAGATGGCAAATACATCACTGGTCGTGAAGTAGAAAAAATGTCCAAATCAAAATACAATGTCGTCAACCCAGACGATATTTGTAATGAATATGGCGCAGACGGTTTAAGATTGTACGAGATGTTCCTTGGTCCATTAGAACAATCCAAGCCTTGGAACACGCAAGGTCTAAGTGGCGTTTATGGATTTTTGAAAAAATTCTGGAACTTATATTTCAATGGCGACACGTTTGAAGTTTCTGATGAAGAGCCGACAAAAGCTGAATTCAAGATTCTCCATACCTTAATCAAGAAAGTGCTTTTTGATATTGAGAATTTTTCTTTCAATACATCGGTGTCGTCATTTATGATAGCAGTCAACGAGTTACAAAAATTGAAATGCAATAAGAGAGCGATTCTGGAGCCATTGGCCGTAATAATCTCGCCTTATGCGCCACACATCTGCGAAGAGGTATGGAATTTGCTAGGAAATAATTCGTCTATAGAGTTCGAGAAGTTTCCAATTCTTGACGAAGCTTATCTTGTAGAAGATGAGATAGATTACCCAGTAAGTTTTAACGGAAAGATGAAATTCAAGATAAAATTGGCCGCTGACCTTGGAAAAGAGGAGGTGGAAAAGATTATTTTGGAAAGTGAGGATGCAAAGAGGCAGTTGGATGGAAAAACGGTGAAAAATTTCATCTTCGTTCCCAAGAAAATCATTAATATTGTCTCATAAGTAAGCAATGAAAACGAGGCTTTTAAAACTTTAACAAAAATTTATTATATATTATAAATGTAATTATTGAATCGAATAACATAAAAATAATTCACATTTTCTGGTTTTATTTTACAATGTTTAGAAAGATTGATAATAAATTGATAAAAAATAAGTTTAATTTTAATAATATATAAATGCGGTCTCGATTGCATTGACAAAAAAAATAAAAAGTCGCATTATTTAGTTTGCATTTTTAAATAAAATGACTTTATTTTACAGAATAAAATTTAACAATTATAATTTAGTTTTAATATGGAAATGAATGTTTCAAACACGGATGAGCAAGTAATTGCTAAGAAAAAAGGAGGTCTTAATCCTGCGGTAATTATTCCTATTTTATTGGTAATAGGTATTGCTATTTATTTATTTGTTTGTGGTAACCCATCAAACTTTACTGCTGATCCACGTATCGATGGTACAGCTTCTGTTGCTTTCGCAGATATCGAAAGTAAGGAGTTACACCCACACGGTCTAGGAATGGTTTATATGGGAGGATTTATTGTTCCTATCCTTATTACATTCATGATCACAGTTATTGTTTTTGCTATCGAGCGTGCATTCGTTTTGAGCAAAGCAGCTGGTAATGGTAGTGTTGATAATTTCGTATTGAAAATTAGAAGTCTACTTAATCAAAACAAAGTTGATGAAGCTCTTGAAGAGTGCGACAGACAACAAGGATCTGTAGGTAATGTTGTGAAAGAAGGTCTTACGACTTACAAAGCATTAGCTAAAGATACGACGCTAAACAAAGAACAAAAAATGGCTGCTCTTACAAAAGCAATCGAAGAAGCTACAACTCTTGAAATGCCAATGCTTGAGAAGAATATGATGATTCTTTCTACATTAGGTACAGTTGCAACTTTGGTAGCACTACTAGGAACAGTAATCGGGATGATCAAAGCATTTGCTGCTCTAGGTGGTGGTGGTGGTACTCCAGATGCTGGAGCATTGTCAATCGGTATCTCTGAGGCATTGATGAATACTGCTTTAGGTATTGGTACTTCTGCAATCGCGATTATCCTTTATAACTTCTTTACGTCTAAAATCGACGGATTGACTTACAAGATCGATGAGATCTCTATGAGCATCCAACAGTCTTTTGCTGAATTTCACTAAGAAATAAGCAGAAGATAAAAACGAAAATGTATTTCGCATTTTCAAATTCATAAATTAGTTAACAAAGACATTTAAATAATGGCGAGAATTAAACCAAAAAGACATGGAGTAGTTACGGACATGACCGCAATGTGTGATGTTGCGTTCCTACTACTTACATTCTTTATATTAACCACTCAGTTCAAAAAACCTGATGTGGAGTCGATAAAACCGCCTTCTTCTATATCAGAGAAATTACTCCCTGATGCTAGTCTTATGACTATAAATGTTACTCCTGCTGGATTGTTCTACTTTCAACCTGTAGAAAACAGTTCAGAAAGAATCAAGCTTCTTGATAATATGGCTGCGAAGTACAAACTTCCTGCATTTACAAATCAAGAGAAAGTAGCATTTACAAAAGTGCAAGCGGTAGGCGTACCAATTGGTAAGCTAAAAGGTTATTTGAATCTTCCTGAAGATAAACAAAAAGCTTTCAAAGCCACAGAAGGTATCCCAATGGATAGCACAAATAAACAATTGATTGATTGGGTACAGCAAAGTTTAGCCGTAAATCCTGACTATAAGTTAGCGATTAAAGGTGACGTTACTACGAAGTATCCTAAAGTTAAAGGTTTGTTTGAAGGTTTAAGAGATATTGATTTTCTTAAATTCTGGTTGATCACATCACAAGAAAAATCATCTAACTAAATCTACGAGAAATGGCAGAAGTACAAGTAAAAGACGACGGCGGGAAAGGCGGCAAGGTCCGCTCGAAGAAGCAGAACACCCGCGTAGACATGACGCCCATGGTAGACTTAGGATTTCTTTTGATCACGTTCTTTATGTTTACTACAACGTTCAGTAAACCAAATGTAATGGATCTTGGTCTTCCGGCTAAACCGAAGGACAAACAGACTCCACCAGAAACAGAGATCAAATTGAATAATTCAATTTCTATCTTGATAGGGAAAGACAACAAGATATTTTATCATCAGCAAGATCAGGCTGGTCTTAATGATCAGACTCTTGTTGAAACCAACTTCGATAGAGAAGGTATTACGAAAGTAATAGAGAGAGCAAAAGCCGGAGCATCTGATAAAGAAAAGTTCACAGTAATTATCAAGCCGACGGACGATGCAGTATATAAAAACTTTGTAGACATTCTAGATGAGATGGCTATTACCAAAAACGAGAGATATGGGGTGACCGATATCAAACCTTGGGAATTAGCTATCTACAAAAAGAAAGTAGGAGAATAATCCACTACAAGTATCACATTTAATAATATATTAATGGCAGAAGATAATTTGAATTACAATCCCACGCTTGATGAGATTGTATTTGAAAAGAGAAATAAAGAATATGGCGCGTATGACATCAGATCGACATATTCTAGGATGCTTACAAAGTCTTTTTTAATTGGAACAGCTTTTTTTCTTGTCCTAGCAATTTCGCCACTTATCTATCTTAAGATCCAGCAGATGAATGCTAAAGATAAGGTAGAGGTAGATGCGAATCTAGTAGAGATCTTACCAGACGAACCGATTATTGAGCAACCAAAAGAAGAAGAACCACCGCCACCACCTCCACCAAAAGAAGAGGAAAAGCAAGAGGTGATTCAGAATGTTGTTCCGGAACCTAAAAAGGCTCCAAAGATTGAAACTCCACCGCCACCAATTACAAAACAATTGGAGACGACAACAGGATTGCAAAACCAAGAAGGTGTGAAAACACCAACTTACACGCCACCACCACCGCCACCAGGAACTGGTAAAGTAGTAACGGCGGAAGTAAAACCAGTCACCAATGAGGTTTACGAATCAGTAGATCAGTCTGCAGAATATCCTGGAGGTATGAACTCATTCAGAACTAAGTTTCAGAATAATTTTGATTCAGGAAGTCTAGAGGGTGAAGGTACTCTAAAGACAGAAGTAACATTCGTTGTGGAAAGAGATGGTACGCTTACGCAGGTGAAAGCAACTGGTTCTAATTCAGACTTTAATAAAGAAGCTGAAGCGACTGTTAAAGGAATTAAGAACAAATGGGCTCCAGCTAAAGTTAACGGGCAACCAGTTAGGTCTAGATTTAGATTCCCAATTACAATGAATTTCCAGTAAGGATTTAACTTGTAATATATTATATAAAAGAGAAGTTGTAACAACTTCTCTTTTTTTTATTAAATTTGTGATATGTTTAATTGGCTTTCTTTGATAACAGGACTTTTCTACATCGTTTTAGGAATCGTTGTTATCGTATATAAATTCTTTATCGTTATTCTAGAACCTAATGTAGCTTATCCATTAGGTGGACTACTTATAGCTTACGGCGTGTTCCGAATTGTACGAGCTATCCTCAGAATTAAAAGTGATAATTAATATGAAAAAAATATTTTTTCTCTTCATAGCAATAGCTGCTATTGTATTCGCGTGTTCCAAAGAGAAACCTAAAGAGATTGATACACCAAATAAGGGAGAGATCACTGTCGAAACAGACGAGTCTTTCAAAAGTGTAGTCGAAGCTTTGGCAGAAAGATATATGGCTCTGAATCCAGAGACAAAAATCAACGTCGTGATCAAGAAAGAGGATCTCGGACTTCTAGATTTACTTGATCGAAAAGTAAGGATTGCAGTGATGTCCAGAGAACTGTCTCAAAAGGAAAAAGAAGCTTACGATACAAAAATCGATTTGCCTTGGCTTCCAGGAAAGTTTGCGGCAGATGCAGTCCTTTTCGTCGTTCCCAAAGATTCGCCATTAGAATCTATCTCAATGGAAGAGATTTACTCAGAGTTGAATTCAGATAAAAAGCGTTTGATCTTCGATGGAACCAACTCCAGTAATCTGAATTTTATCGCACAAAAATTCAAGAAAGATCCTTCTCAGCTCAAATTTTCTATCATCAATGGTAATGAAAATGTAGCTGAACAATTGAAAAACTATCCAGATAAAATTGGAGTGATCAGCTACAATACAATAAGCCGACCGTTCGGCGAGGAAGCTCAAAGGCTGAGAAATGATTTGAAGATCTTGAAAGTAGTCAAAGACAGTCAGGCTTACGATGTCACAGGTGATAACCTTAAAAATATGACTTATCCATTTACCAGAGTGTTGTATTTTGTTTCTAATGAAGCGTACTATGGTCTCGGAAATGGTTTCATAAGGTTCTCTTGCCAGCAATTAGGTCAAATTGTTGTTGAAAAAGAGGGACTTCAACCTTACAATATTTTCAAAAGAGAAGTGAGAATGAAATAATTTAATTTTTAATATTTATTTAACAGAAGATTTAAACTTTAATTTATATTTTGGTCTAAATATTGTCGATAAAACCGAAATTTATAGTTAAGAAAAATGAAAAAAGAGAATAAAATGAATTTATCAAAAAAAATTTTTGTTACAGCTGCGGTAGGCTTTTTTACTAGTTTTAGTTTTGCACAATCTGTACAAGACGGGATTAACTTTGTAGATAGCCAAAAATATGCAAAGGCAAAACAAAATTACACAGACCTTATCAACCAAAATCCTAAAGAAGCAAGCAATTACTTTTATTTAGGTAACACATATTTAACTCAGTTCGACCCAAATTTTGATTTAGCTCAAGAAAGCTTTAACAAAGGTCTAGCTGCAGATCCTAAAAGTTATTTGAACAAATTAGGTTTGGCATCTGTCAAACTTGGTAAAGGCGATAAATCTGCAGTTGCAGAAATCCAACAGATTGTAAAAGATTCTAGAGAGAAAGATGCAGAAGTACTTTTCCGTGCTGGTGAGGCGTTGACATTGTTCGAAAAAAACAGTTCACCTGATCTAGCGATTGGCTTCTTGAACAAAGCGGTTGAAAAAGCTGGAAAAGCTGGCGTTCCTGCAAATTATTACTACGCTCTAGGTGATGCTTACAGAATCAAAAAAGATCCAGGTAACGCGATGACGGCTTACGATAAGGCAGAAGCTGTAGCTAAGAATAAAGCTTCGGTTTACACACGAAAAGGTACTCTTTGG belongs to Chryseobacterium sp. KACC 21268 and includes:
- a CDS encoding MotA/TolQ/ExbB proton channel family protein; the protein is MEMNVSNTDEQVIAKKKGGLNPAVIIPILLVIGIAIYLFVCGNPSNFTADPRIDGTASVAFADIESKELHPHGLGMVYMGGFIVPILITFMITVIVFAIERAFVLSKAAGNGSVDNFVLKIRSLLNQNKVDEALEECDRQQGSVGNVVKEGLTTYKALAKDTTLNKEQKMAALTKAIEEATTLEMPMLEKNMMILSTLGTVATLVALLGTVIGMIKAFAALGGGGGTPDAGALSIGISEALMNTALGIGTSAIAIILYNFFTSKIDGLTYKIDEISMSIQQSFAEFH
- a CDS encoding biopolymer transporter ExbD — protein: MARIKPKRHGVVTDMTAMCDVAFLLLTFFILTTQFKKPDVESIKPPSSISEKLLPDASLMTINVTPAGLFYFQPVENSSERIKLLDNMAAKYKLPAFTNQEKVAFTKVQAVGVPIGKLKGYLNLPEDKQKAFKATEGIPMDSTNKQLIDWVQQSLAVNPDYKLAIKGDVTTKYPKVKGLFEGLRDIDFLKFWLITSQEKSSN
- a CDS encoding biopolymer transporter ExbD, with product MAEVQVKDDGGKGGKVRSKKQNTRVDMTPMVDLGFLLITFFMFTTTFSKPNVMDLGLPAKPKDKQTPPETEIKLNNSISILIGKDNKIFYHQQDQAGLNDQTLVETNFDREGITKVIERAKAGASDKEKFTVIIKPTDDAVYKNFVDILDEMAITKNERYGVTDIKPWELAIYKKKVGE
- a CDS encoding energy transducer TonB, whose translation is MAEDNLNYNPTLDEIVFEKRNKEYGAYDIRSTYSRMLTKSFLIGTAFFLVLAISPLIYLKIQQMNAKDKVEVDANLVEILPDEPIIEQPKEEEPPPPPPPKEEEKQEVIQNVVPEPKKAPKIETPPPPITKQLETTTGLQNQEGVKTPTYTPPPPPPGTGKVVTAEVKPVTNEVYESVDQSAEYPGGMNSFRTKFQNNFDSGSLEGEGTLKTEVTFVVERDGTLTQVKATGSNSDFNKEAEATVKGIKNKWAPAKVNGQPVRSRFRFPITMNFQ
- a CDS encoding C4-dicarboxylate ABC transporter, with translation MFNWLSLITGLFYIVLGIVVIVYKFFIVILEPNVAYPLGGLLIAYGVFRIVRAILRIKSDN
- a CDS encoding substrate-binding domain-containing protein — translated: MKKIFFLFIAIAAIVFACSKEKPKEIDTPNKGEITVETDESFKSVVEALAERYMALNPETKINVVIKKEDLGLLDLLDRKVRIAVMSRELSQKEKEAYDTKIDLPWLPGKFAADAVLFVVPKDSPLESISMEEIYSELNSDKKRLIFDGTNSSNLNFIAQKFKKDPSQLKFSIINGNENVAEQLKNYPDKIGVISYNTISRPFGEEAQRLRNDLKILKVVKDSQAYDVTGDNLKNMTYPFTRVLYFVSNEAYYGLGNGFIRFSCQQLGQIVVEKEGLQPYNIFKREVRMK